A genomic region of Chlorobaculum parvum NCIB 8327 contains the following coding sequences:
- a CDS encoding energy transducer TonB: MHEDAARKAQRWTFREQFLDTDRLRHINYGNLTLRREAHLFLTHGVVVSVLALMLFWIVSANWSRLLGFTGMFGSSEPETVQCYEIVTNVTQLPPPPPIAPPEPPSVKRVAAPVEAAPKVGKIKKVAEAPPEQTFATQKEIKQAIQQGPADQNAGGGTGGDTVVEFVNCQTPPTVVSIPSLRYPEMARIAGIEGRVFVRVLISEDGRAMKANVVKRIPSDGTMFDQEAIRIAMETKYTPGIQNGRKVRVWMTIPVRFTLRES, encoded by the coding sequence ATGCATGAGGATGCGGCCAGGAAGGCGCAGCGGTGGACCTTCCGCGAGCAGTTTCTCGATACCGACAGGCTGCGCCATATCAATTACGGGAATCTGACGCTACGTCGCGAGGCACACCTTTTTCTGACTCATGGGGTTGTGGTTTCGGTGCTTGCGCTGATGCTTTTCTGGATTGTCAGTGCCAACTGGAGCCGCCTGCTGGGCTTTACCGGCATGTTTGGATCGTCTGAGCCGGAGACGGTTCAGTGCTATGAAATCGTCACCAATGTGACGCAGCTTCCTCCACCGCCGCCGATCGCCCCGCCCGAACCACCGTCGGTCAAACGGGTTGCTGCACCGGTCGAAGCTGCGCCGAAGGTCGGTAAAATCAAAAAGGTTGCCGAAGCACCTCCGGAGCAGACCTTTGCCACGCAGAAAGAGATCAAGCAGGCTATTCAGCAAGGCCCTGCCGATCAGAATGCCGGTGGTGGAACTGGTGGCGATACCGTTGTGGAGTTCGTCAACTGTCAGACGCCGCCGACCGTGGTCAGTATTCCCAGCCTGAGATACCCGGAGATGGCCAGAATTGCCGGAATCGAAGGCCGTGTCTTTGTGCGCGTGCTTATCAGCGAGGATGGACGCGCCATGAAGGCCAATGTCGTCAAACGTATTCCGTCGGACGGCACGATGTTCGATCAGGAGGCGATCCGCATCGCGATGGAGACCAAGTACACGCCGGGAATCCAGAACGGCCGCAAGGTGAGAGTCTGGATGACCATCCCGGTGAGGTTTACGCTACGGGAGTCATAG
- a CDS encoding ExbD/TolR family protein encodes MGMVDSPERRGSKRGKRQRKRLGFRLDMTPMVDVAFLLLTFFMLTTTFAKSNTMEINIPPEKGEVAVAELNVMTLRVPGDGFAYWSLGEASPRQVPLYDKGDAHFSLSRELRQALRQEFARNSKLVIVVRISDKAKYKSLVDIIDEFNLMKIDRFSLDDFTDQDQAEINKVASHHAASEPSVAKGA; translated from the coding sequence ATGGGCATGGTCGATTCACCCGAACGGCGCGGCTCGAAGCGGGGCAAACGCCAGCGCAAAAGGCTTGGTTTCCGGCTCGACATGACGCCGATGGTCGATGTCGCATTCCTGCTGCTCACTTTTTTCATGTTGACCACTACCTTCGCCAAGTCGAATACGATGGAGATCAACATTCCGCCGGAGAAGGGCGAGGTGGCGGTGGCCGAGCTGAACGTGATGACGCTCCGGGTGCCCGGCGACGGTTTTGCCTACTGGTCTCTCGGTGAGGCATCACCTCGTCAGGTTCCGTTGTATGACAAGGGCGACGCGCACTTTTCGCTCAGTCGTGAGCTGCGGCAGGCGCTGCGGCAGGAGTTCGCGCGAAACAGCAAGCTGGTAATCGTCGTTCGCATCAGCGACAAGGCCAAATACAAGTCGCTGGTCGATATTATCGACGAGTTCAACCTGATGAAGATCGACCGCTTCAGCCTCGATGATTTTACCGATCAGGATCAGGCTGAAATCAACAAGGTAGCGTCTCACCATGCAGCGTCGGAGCCCTCCGTCGCCAAGGGTGCGTGA
- a CDS encoding ExbD/TolR family protein translates to MSRIKRKRVGFRIDMTPMVDVAFLLLTFFMLTTKFRPPEVVQIDLPSSHSNMKLPESEVLTVTVAGDNSFYMGVSSQPTRERLFDSVIRQKLLNGGMSPAAVADSLNRFKLTDSFKIEKEELARYIMMSRFADQRMRPVIKADNNADYESVNYVIKVFKKMNLLNFNLVTVLEKEVR, encoded by the coding sequence ATGTCCAGGATCAAACGAAAAAGGGTCGGGTTCCGGATCGACATGACGCCGATGGTGGACGTGGCGTTTCTGCTGCTCACCTTCTTCATGCTGACCACCAAGTTCCGGCCGCCGGAAGTGGTGCAGATCGATCTGCCCTCATCCCACTCCAACATGAAGCTGCCCGAGTCGGAGGTGCTCACTGTGACCGTTGCCGGCGACAACTCATTCTACATGGGGGTTTCGTCGCAGCCGACAAGAGAGCGGCTGTTCGATTCGGTCATCCGGCAGAAGCTCCTGAACGGTGGTATGTCTCCGGCAGCTGTGGCCGATTCGCTCAACAGGTTCAAGCTTACCGACAGTTTCAAAATCGAGAAGGAGGAGCTTGCCCGTTACATCATGATGTCGCGCTTTGCCGACCAGCGGATGAGGCCGGTCATCAAGGCGGACAACAACGCCGATTACGAGTCGGTCAACTATGTCATCAAGGTGTTCAAGAAGATGAACCTGCTCAACTTCAACCTGGTGACCGTGCTCGAAAAGGAGGTTCGCTGA
- a CDS encoding MotA/TolQ/ExbB proton channel family protein — translation MKQGFFTAILIVVTYSVSLGFYVWMGTTPPDSMFHALWKGGPIVSVLMALILMVIAYVVERIVALNKASGKGNITEFVQSLKQDIDAGAVDQAISRCDDHQSSLAAVMRAVLDRYKMLAVHNVTDREKRISEMEKAVEEATVMEMPLLEKNLVAISTIASISTMVGLLGTTLGMIRAFAAMATSGAPDAVQLSLGISEALFNTALGILGGIMGIVAYNVFTNRVDKFSYQIDEAAFYIIQTLGTGKSQA, via the coding sequence ATGAAGCAGGGTTTTTTTACGGCGATTCTGATTGTGGTGACCTACTCGGTTTCTCTCGGATTCTATGTCTGGATGGGCACGACGCCACCGGATTCGATGTTCCACGCGCTCTGGAAGGGTGGGCCGATTGTGTCGGTGCTCATGGCGCTTATCCTGATGGTGATTGCCTACGTGGTCGAGCGTATCGTGGCGCTGAACAAGGCTTCGGGCAAGGGCAACATCACCGAGTTTGTGCAGAGCCTCAAGCAGGATATCGATGCGGGCGCGGTTGATCAGGCCATTTCCCGCTGCGACGATCATCAGAGTTCGCTTGCGGCTGTGATGCGGGCGGTGCTCGACCGCTACAAGATGCTGGCGGTGCACAATGTGACCGACCGTGAAAAGCGCATCAGCGAGATGGAGAAAGCTGTCGAGGAGGCGACCGTCATGGAGATGCCGCTGCTCGAAAAGAACCTCGTGGCCATCTCGACCATCGCCTCGATTTCGACCATGGTCGGCCTGCTCGGCACCACACTCGGCATGATCCGCGCCTTCGCAGCGATGGCCACCAGCGGCGCGCCCGACGCCGTGCAGCTTTCGCTCGGCATCTCCGAGGCGCTCTTCAACACGGCGCTCGGCATTCTCGGCGGTATTATGGGCATCGTGGCCTACAATGTGTTTACCAACCGGGTTGACAAGTTCAGCTACCAGATCGACGAGGCTGCCTTCTACATCATCCAGACCCTCGGCACGGGCAAATCCCAAGCGTGA